Proteins encoded by one window of Colletes latitarsis isolate SP2378_abdomen chromosome 5, iyColLati1, whole genome shotgun sequence:
- the LOC143342118 gene encoding uncharacterized protein LOC143342118 isoform X2 has translation MMFYRALQIFFHFFTIFYCVTGETLTKKNEKRVGVRNNYQMCLDSFVIHRDKIIRTYESRDMGAKYLNENDVDSKDECQKFCCSTEGCDVFIFEEKKPGNCYLFQCGPLHNFKCKFTSHANYSSAVRTNYNTQSNTQQEEEIRISQQEHELKSLRKLADPAQAEYSFTEPPIKLSATVTPKLLPTTPPLVKQACSRNQYECRSSGDCIAVYNVCDGIPQCADGSDEAATDLVCPTEKPTISPSMIQGPQPPQPLLPVDIKKYQQMIDQHKSLAPLYARVPEVNPKPWELPNLGHQMIPQQQQQPLLYPAQQMEIPQLYKSFGVPRYQWDHQPMYEQNKDIYNPVNSFHEQSNLNPYEQDQSHIFNHKGSSVIGEKEADTGTYLDLRYPYASHFVSPNRVPWQNTQVFPSPSPIPNVQQKQINEADKNVVSTTTPPCDVSHEQTDAPIKGQEIEEVNRQGEEHVVHEKEVNQNNIKQSTLKNEAVNLNQIQVKESKVFRLYRT, from the exons ATGATGTTTTACAGAGCCTTGCAAatctttttccatttttttacaATCTTTTACTGTGTAACCGGTGAAACGTTaacaaagaaaaatgaaaaacgtgtCGGCGTTAGAAACAATTATCAGATGTGCCTCGACAGCTTTGTCATTCACAGGgataaaattattcgaacataCGAGTCTCGTGATATGGGTGCTAAGTATTTAAACGAAAACGACGTTGATTCTaaggacgaatgtcaaaaaTTTTGTTGTAGTACGGAGGGTTGCGACGTgtttattttcgaggaaaag AAACCTGGAAATTGTTATCTTTTTCAATGTGGGCCATTACATAATTTTAAATGTAAATTTACCAGTCATGCTAATTACAGTAGTGCAGTGCGTACCAATTATAATACACAAAGCAATACACAACAGGAGGAAGAAATCCGAATTTCTCAACAAGAACATGAATTAAAATCTCTTAG GAAATTGGCAGACCCAGCACAAGCAGAATATTCTTTCACAGAACCACCTATAAAATTAAGTGCAACTGTAACTCCAAAATTATTACCAACTACACCACCACTTGTTAAGCAAG CATGTAGTCGCAATCAATACGAATGTCGTTCATCCGGAGATTGTATAGCAGTGTATAATGTCTGTGATGGTATCCCACAATGTGCAGATGGATCTGATGAAGCAGCAACAGACCTTGTATGTCCTACAGAGAAACCAACAATTTCTCCTTCCATGATACAAGGACCTCAACCACCTCAACCACTACTACCtgttgatattaaaaaatatcaacaaATGATTGATCAACATAAATCCCTTGCTCCGTTGTACGCCCGCGTTCCAGAAGTTAATCCTAAGCCGTGGGAATTACCTAATCTAGGTCATCAAATGATaccacaacaacaacaacaacctcTTTTATATCCAGCACAACAAATGGAAATACCTCAATTATATAAAAGTTTTGGAGTTCCTAGATATCAATGGGATCATCAACCTATGTACGAGCAAAACAAAGACATTTACAATCCTGTTAACTCTTTTCACGAACAGAGCAATTTAAATCCTTATGAAC AGGATCAGTCGCATATTTTCAATCACAAGGGATCTAGTGTAATTGGAGAAAAAGAAGCAGACAC TGGTACATACTTAGATTTAAGGTATCCATATGCATCACACTTTGTATCACCAAATAGAGTTCCATGGCAAAATACTCAAGTTTTTCCATCTCCGTCTCCAATACCGAATGTACAACAGAAACAGATTAACGAAGCCGACAAAAACGTCGTTAGTACAACTACACCTCCATGCGAT GTATCGCACGAACAAACAGATGCGCCAATAAAAGGTCAAGAAATTGAAGAAGTTAATCGGCAAGGAGAGGAACATGTAGTTCACGAAAAAGAAGTTaatcaaaataatattaaacaaaGTACACTAAAAAATGAAGCCGTGAACTTGAATCAGATTCAAGTAAAAGAATCAAAAG tatTTCGTTTATACAGAACATAA
- the LOC143342118 gene encoding uncharacterized protein LOC143342118 isoform X1, which yields MMFYRALQIFFHFFTIFYCVTGETLTKKNEKRVGVRNNYQMCLDSFVIHRDKIIRTYESRDMGAKYLNENDVDSKDECQKFCCSTEGCDVFIFEEKKPGNCYLFQCGPLHNFKCKFTSHANYSSAVRTNYNTQSNTQQEEEIRISQQEHELKSLRKLADPAQAEYSFTEPPIKLSATVTPKLLPTTPPLVKQACSRNQYECRSSGDCIAVYNVCDGIPQCADGSDEAATDLVCPTEKPTISPSMIQGPQPPQPLLPVDIKKYQQMIDQHKSLAPLYARVPEVNPKPWELPNLGHQMIPQQQQQPLLYPAQQMEIPQLYKSFGVPRYQWDHQPMYEQNKDIYNPVNSFHEQSNLNPYEQDQSHIFNHKGSSVIGEKEADTGTYLDLRYPYASHFVSPNRVPWQNTQVFPSPSPIPNVQQKQINEADKNVVSTTTPPCDVSHEQTDAPIKGQEIEEVNRQGEEHVVHEKEVNQNNIKQSTLKNEAVNLNQIQVKESKEHKSLIVIKDHSREHGRNTLMAEHLKQVNENEVLRPRGAVISLALGLTITAITATLIACRLQVVRRRGRRHGPYAHDPDYLVNGMYL from the exons ATGATGTTTTACAGAGCCTTGCAAatctttttccatttttttacaATCTTTTACTGTGTAACCGGTGAAACGTTaacaaagaaaaatgaaaaacgtgtCGGCGTTAGAAACAATTATCAGATGTGCCTCGACAGCTTTGTCATTCACAGGgataaaattattcgaacataCGAGTCTCGTGATATGGGTGCTAAGTATTTAAACGAAAACGACGTTGATTCTaaggacgaatgtcaaaaaTTTTGTTGTAGTACGGAGGGTTGCGACGTgtttattttcgaggaaaag AAACCTGGAAATTGTTATCTTTTTCAATGTGGGCCATTACATAATTTTAAATGTAAATTTACCAGTCATGCTAATTACAGTAGTGCAGTGCGTACCAATTATAATACACAAAGCAATACACAACAGGAGGAAGAAATCCGAATTTCTCAACAAGAACATGAATTAAAATCTCTTAG GAAATTGGCAGACCCAGCACAAGCAGAATATTCTTTCACAGAACCACCTATAAAATTAAGTGCAACTGTAACTCCAAAATTATTACCAACTACACCACCACTTGTTAAGCAAG CATGTAGTCGCAATCAATACGAATGTCGTTCATCCGGAGATTGTATAGCAGTGTATAATGTCTGTGATGGTATCCCACAATGTGCAGATGGATCTGATGAAGCAGCAACAGACCTTGTATGTCCTACAGAGAAACCAACAATTTCTCCTTCCATGATACAAGGACCTCAACCACCTCAACCACTACTACCtgttgatattaaaaaatatcaacaaATGATTGATCAACATAAATCCCTTGCTCCGTTGTACGCCCGCGTTCCAGAAGTTAATCCTAAGCCGTGGGAATTACCTAATCTAGGTCATCAAATGATaccacaacaacaacaacaacctcTTTTATATCCAGCACAACAAATGGAAATACCTCAATTATATAAAAGTTTTGGAGTTCCTAGATATCAATGGGATCATCAACCTATGTACGAGCAAAACAAAGACATTTACAATCCTGTTAACTCTTTTCACGAACAGAGCAATTTAAATCCTTATGAAC AGGATCAGTCGCATATTTTCAATCACAAGGGATCTAGTGTAATTGGAGAAAAAGAAGCAGACAC TGGTACATACTTAGATTTAAGGTATCCATATGCATCACACTTTGTATCACCAAATAGAGTTCCATGGCAAAATACTCAAGTTTTTCCATCTCCGTCTCCAATACCGAATGTACAACAGAAACAGATTAACGAAGCCGACAAAAACGTCGTTAGTACAACTACACCTCCATGCGAT GTATCGCACGAACAAACAGATGCGCCAATAAAAGGTCAAGAAATTGAAGAAGTTAATCGGCAAGGAGAGGAACATGTAGTTCACGAAAAAGAAGTTaatcaaaataatattaaacaaaGTACACTAAAAAATGAAGCCGTGAACTTGAATCAGATTCAAGTAAAAGAATCAAAAG AACATAAAAGTTTGATAGTTATTAAAGATCATAGCAGAGAGCATGGTAGGAATACTTTAATGGCAGAGCATTTGAAACAAGTAAATGAAAATGAAGTTTTAAGACCTAGAGGAGCGGTTATATCGTTGGCGTTAGGACTTACAATAACAGCTATTACAGCTACATTAATAGCTTGCCGTTTGCAAGTAGTTCGAAGACGCGGAAGACGACATGGACCATACGCCCATGATCCAGATTATTTAGTTAATGGAATGTACCTTTAA